One region of Candidatus Delongbacteria bacterium genomic DNA includes:
- the mltG gene encoding endolytic transglycosylase MltG — MKKFRLLSIIILTIMFILFSIPVYNIINYRFQPSQTLFINVEKGQPLQKTHKILSNSGLETTYPIFRLYGYLFNHLNKLKFGYYEFSQDSSYSINDIYTILCSGISRSIKITIHEGTKFRDIAKQLEEKLKLDKDTLNSLFQDTQFLRSLDITSTTLEGFLYPETYQVPEYYMERDVIKLLVNTFHKNIEPLKPEIEKSKFTLNELLTLASIIQGECMVIDEAEMISAVYNNRLDNKMLLQADPTIQYLFKNPKRLLFKDLEIDSPYNTYKYKGLPPTPINNPSITMIKAALNPSKSSVIYMVADGTGRHNFNTNLKDHLEDKKILDEIRRNHK; from the coding sequence TTGAAAAAATTCAGATTATTGTCGATCATTATTTTAACGATAATGTTTATTTTGTTTTCAATCCCTGTATATAATATAATAAACTATAGATTTCAACCATCTCAAACTCTATTTATAAACGTCGAAAAAGGACAACCATTACAAAAAACTCACAAAATACTGTCAAACAGTGGACTTGAAACAACTTATCCAATTTTTCGACTATATGGTTATCTTTTCAATCATCTGAACAAATTAAAATTTGGCTATTATGAATTTTCACAAGATTCTTCATATTCAATCAATGATATTTACACCATTTTATGTAGCGGAATTAGTCGAAGCATAAAAATAACTATTCATGAAGGTACAAAATTTAGAGATATTGCAAAACAGCTCGAAGAAAAATTAAAACTAGATAAAGATACTCTCAATTCCCTTTTCCAAGATACACAATTTTTGCGAAGTCTCGATATTACAAGTACTACTCTAGAGGGTTTTCTCTATCCAGAGACTTATCAAGTTCCCGAATATTATATGGAAAGAGATGTTATAAAACTTCTTGTTAATACTTTTCACAAAAACATAGAACCATTAAAACCAGAAATTGAAAAATCAAAATTTACATTAAATGAATTATTAACATTGGCATCGATAATACAGGGAGAGTGTATGGTCATTGACGAGGCTGAAATGATAAGTGCTGTCTACAATAATAGATTAGATAATAAAATGCTACTGCAAGCTGATCCAACCATCCAATACCTCTTTAAAAATCCAAAACGCTTACTGTTTAAAGATTTGGAGATAGACAGCCCTTATAACACTTATAAATATAAAGGTTTACCACCAACTCCGATAAATAACCCTTCAATAACAATGATTAAAGCAGCTTTAAATCCTTCTAAAAGCAGTGTTATCTACATGGTTGCCGATGGAACTGGTCGGCATAACTTCAATACAAATCTCAAAGATCACCTCGAAGATAAAAAGATTTTAGACGAGATTCGAAGAAATCATAAGTAG